In Nocardioides sp. InS609-2, a single genomic region encodes these proteins:
- a CDS encoding SDR family oxidoreductase: protein MERPLTLITGGTRGIGAATALRLAADGHDLVLGYARDDEAAEECRLAVEDAGAQCVVVRADVADAAGVDALFVEAARRGRLTGVVNNAGATLHVGPLAETPVDVIARTVELNLTGALYVARAAVRALATTYGGRGGVIVNVSSGAATLGSPGEYVQYAAAKAGVDAMTIGLAQEVAEGGVRVVGVAPGMVRTRIHEDAGDPGRLERVSARIPLGRPGEPAEIADAIAWLMSDAASYVTGSTLRVAGGR, encoded by the coding sequence ATGGAACGTCCCCTCACCCTCATCACCGGCGGCACCCGAGGAATCGGCGCCGCCACCGCCCTCCGGCTCGCGGCCGACGGCCACGACCTGGTGCTCGGCTACGCGCGCGACGATGAGGCCGCGGAGGAGTGCCGGCTCGCCGTCGAGGACGCCGGCGCCCAGTGCGTGGTCGTTCGCGCGGACGTGGCTGATGCTGCTGGCGTCGACGCGCTCTTCGTCGAGGCTGCGCGCCGCGGCCGGCTGACCGGCGTGGTCAACAACGCCGGCGCCACGCTCCACGTCGGCCCACTCGCGGAGACGCCGGTCGACGTCATCGCGCGCACGGTCGAGCTCAACCTGACCGGTGCCCTCTATGTCGCGCGGGCCGCGGTGCGGGCCCTCGCCACGACGTACGGCGGAAGGGGCGGAGTGATCGTCAACGTCAGCTCCGGCGCCGCGACGCTCGGGTCGCCGGGGGAGTACGTGCAGTACGCCGCGGCGAAGGCCGGCGTCGACGCGATGACCATCGGGCTGGCCCAGGAGGTCGCCGAGGGCGGGGTTCGGGTGGTCGGCGTCGCACCGGGCATGGTGCGCACGCGCATCCACGAGGACGCCGGGGACCCTGGTCGGCTGGAACGTGTCTCGGCGCGGATCCCGCTCGGGCGTCCGGGTGAGCCGGCCGAGATCGCCGACGCGATCGCCTGGCTGATGAGCGATGCGGCGTCGTACGTCACCGGCAGCACGCTGCGCGTCGCCGGCGGCCGCTGA
- a CDS encoding MFS transporter, giving the protein MFAHQGFARFWLAETVSGFGSYVTTVAIQVLVVLTLRGSAADVGFVNAARWLPYLLLGLVVGALVDRRRRQPVLVVTDLGRAVLLGVIPLLWFLDRLTLPVLMGVMVVFGTLSLLNDAATQSLLPRLVPRSALLAANARLDQSASVAQTSGPVVGGALVTALGAPLAVLVDSLSYLVSGVLTATVRVSETVAPRDGKLHLRREIGEGLAFVYRHRVLSPFAITTHGWFLFNSALTTVFVPFALIGLGLSAFELGVVLAAAGVGGLLGSLAATRLGLRWGAGRTVIGCQILMPVAWAIVVLAPGREEAHVLALVVVACGQFLYGIALGVSNANSMGYRQAATPDALQGRMNTTMRSVNRAMIVVGAPVGGLLADALGFRPVMWIGAAGLVLVALALALSPFRHAVHEAD; this is encoded by the coding sequence GTGTTCGCGCACCAGGGGTTCGCCCGCTTCTGGCTCGCCGAGACAGTCTCCGGCTTCGGCAGCTACGTCACCACGGTCGCGATACAGGTCCTGGTGGTCCTGACGCTGCGCGGCTCCGCCGCCGACGTCGGTTTCGTGAACGCGGCACGGTGGCTTCCCTATCTGCTGCTCGGATTGGTCGTCGGGGCCCTCGTCGACCGCCGTCGTCGTCAGCCGGTCCTCGTTGTCACCGATCTCGGGCGGGCGGTCTTGCTCGGCGTCATCCCGCTCCTGTGGTTCCTCGACCGGCTGACGCTGCCGGTCCTGATGGGCGTGATGGTCGTGTTCGGCACCTTGTCCCTGCTGAACGACGCGGCGACCCAGTCGCTCCTGCCACGGCTGGTGCCGCGATCCGCGCTGCTCGCCGCAAACGCGCGCCTCGATCAGAGCGCGTCGGTGGCCCAGACATCCGGGCCGGTGGTCGGCGGCGCCCTCGTCACCGCGCTCGGGGCGCCGCTGGCGGTGCTGGTCGACTCCCTGTCCTACCTGGTGTCGGGTGTGTTGACCGCCACCGTCAGGGTCTCCGAGACGGTCGCGCCCCGTGACGGGAAGCTCCACCTCCGCCGCGAGATCGGGGAGGGGCTGGCGTTTGTCTACCGTCACCGAGTGCTGTCGCCGTTCGCGATCACGACCCACGGCTGGTTCCTGTTCAACAGCGCCCTCACCACGGTGTTCGTGCCCTTCGCGCTGATCGGGCTCGGACTGAGCGCCTTCGAGCTCGGCGTCGTCCTCGCGGCCGCCGGGGTGGGCGGCCTGCTCGGGAGCCTGGCGGCGACCCGCCTCGGTCTGCGGTGGGGTGCCGGACGGACAGTGATCGGGTGCCAGATCCTGATGCCGGTCGCTTGGGCGATCGTCGTACTCGCCCCGGGCCGTGAGGAGGCGCACGTGCTGGCCCTGGTGGTCGTTGCCTGCGGGCAGTTCCTCTACGGCATCGCGCTGGGCGTCTCGAACGCGAACTCGATGGGCTACCGCCAGGCAGCGACGCCGGACGCTCTCCAGGGTCGGATGAACACCACGATGCGGTCCGTGAACCGCGCGATGATCGTCGTCGGTGCACCCGTGGGCGGGCTGCTCGCCGACGCCCTCGGCTTCCGGCCCGTCATGTGGATCGGGGCCGCCGGGCTCGTGCTGGTCGCTCTCGCACTTGCCCTCTCGCCGTTCCGGCACGCCGTGCACGAAGCTGATTGA
- a CDS encoding lanthionine synthetase LanC family protein has translation MPEPDAYADLAEAGWRWVLDQVRWDDGPWIPESVPPESDGVPDDRDAMHSGVGGLAHVLAEIGLARPWTAEETTLADGIASRVRRGLATTTAYSYFEGLVSDLGVLTALEAPGADAVVARLAELATSNGWPQAYLEPPLFTPNARINDATLGTAGILLGALWCRRQGVLAATGLAEHAVDVLMAEAEPVETGTNWRFVPIRFRENVEVDVPREMPNWSHGIAGIAAALAVAGADLGRPDLVAAARSGAEHLVTLGDTSDGGFVVPHFIPSIEDFDDATFTWCHGPTGTSLLFSALELAGVGDVFLDAWQRGGEDDDLAFAVRLADALVERAITDGPHAFWRFVEHRNEDPLLPPGVGWMQGGAGIAAYLFRTARLLRDGREAPAVARLDTWWGLPGQ, from the coding sequence ATGCCCGAGCCCGACGCCTACGCCGACCTCGCCGAGGCCGGCTGGCGCTGGGTGCTCGACCAGGTGCGCTGGGACGACGGGCCGTGGATCCCCGAGTCGGTCCCGCCGGAGAGCGACGGCGTCCCCGACGACCGTGACGCCATGCACAGCGGCGTCGGCGGCCTCGCGCACGTGCTTGCCGAGATCGGGTTGGCTCGCCCGTGGACGGCTGAGGAGACGACGCTCGCCGACGGCATCGCGAGCCGAGTACGGCGAGGGCTCGCCACCACCACGGCGTACTCGTACTTCGAAGGACTCGTGAGCGACCTGGGAGTCCTCACCGCCCTGGAGGCCCCGGGGGCCGATGCCGTTGTTGCGAGGCTGGCCGAGCTGGCCACCTCCAACGGCTGGCCGCAGGCCTATCTGGAGCCGCCGCTCTTCACCCCGAACGCGCGGATCAACGACGCCACCCTCGGCACTGCCGGCATCCTGCTCGGCGCCCTCTGGTGCAGGCGCCAGGGTGTCTTGGCCGCAACCGGCCTGGCCGAGCATGCGGTCGACGTGCTGATGGCAGAGGCGGAGCCCGTCGAGACCGGCACCAACTGGCGGTTCGTGCCGATTCGCTTCCGCGAGAACGTCGAGGTCGACGTGCCCAGGGAGATGCCGAACTGGTCGCACGGCATCGCCGGCATCGCGGCCGCTCTTGCCGTCGCGGGTGCCGACCTCGGCCGGCCCGATCTTGTCGCGGCGGCCCGCAGCGGGGCCGAGCACCTCGTGACCCTGGGCGACACGAGCGACGGAGGTTTCGTCGTACCCCACTTCATCCCGTCGATCGAGGACTTCGACGACGCCACCTTCACCTGGTGCCACGGCCCGACCGGCACGTCGCTGTTGTTCAGCGCGCTCGAGCTTGCCGGCGTCGGCGACGTGTTCCTCGACGCGTGGCAGCGCGGGGGAGAGGACGACGATCTGGCCTTCGCCGTTCGGCTGGCGGACGCCCTGGTCGAGCGTGCCATCACCGACGGGCCGCACGCTTTCTGGCGGTTTGTCGAGCACCGCAACGAGGACCCGCTGCTGCCGCCGGGGGTCGGCTGGATGCAGGGCGGCGCCGGCATCGCGGCGTACCTCTTCCGTACGGCGCGGCTGCTGCGCGACGGTCGCGAGGCGCCTGCGGTGGCGCGGCTCGACACCTGGTGGGGACTGCCCGGACAGTGA
- a CDS encoding nucleoside deaminase has protein sequence MSINDLDLAHLRTCVDLAREALADGDEPFGSVLVDAAGEVRFRDRNRVKDGDETRHPEFEIARWSATHLMSAERAAATVYTSGEHCPMCSAAHGWMGLGRIVYAVSSAALAGWLDEWGVAPGPVLPLPISAVAPGVVVDGPALELEAEMKALHRRRFA, from the coding sequence ATGAGCATCAACGACCTCGACCTCGCCCACCTCCGCACCTGCGTGGACCTGGCCCGCGAGGCTCTGGCAGACGGTGACGAGCCCTTCGGCTCGGTGCTCGTCGACGCCGCGGGGGAGGTGCGGTTCCGCGACCGCAACCGGGTCAAGGACGGCGACGAGACCCGCCATCCCGAGTTCGAGATCGCCCGGTGGTCTGCGACGCACCTCATGTCGGCGGAGCGCGCCGCGGCAACGGTCTACACCTCCGGCGAGCACTGCCCGATGTGCTCAGCCGCCCACGGCTGGATGGGCCTCGGCCGCATCGTGTACGCCGTCTCTTCGGCCGCGCTCGCCGGCTGGCTGGACGAGTGGGGCGTCGCGCCGGGACCGGTGCTGCCGCTGCCGATCAGTGCCGTAGCGCCCGGTGTCGTCGTCGACGGACCGGCGCTGGAGCTCGAGGCCGAGATGAAGGCGCTGCACCGGCGTCGGTTCGCCTGA
- a CDS encoding pyridoxamine 5'-phosphate oxidase family protein, translating into MSKVMKTIGPKLREWLLAQPMFVVATAPSEGGHVNASPKGMAGTFVVLDPTTVAYLDYTGSGAETIAHLRQNGRIALMFTAFEGPPTIVRLQGRGRVVIAGEPEFDLLRPLFSKERELGQRSIIVVECDRIADSCGFSVPHMEFVAERDLLDRHAARRDQAHYDRYWVERNAVSIDGLPALPVREADLR; encoded by the coding sequence GTGAGCAAAGTGATGAAGACGATCGGCCCGAAGCTGCGTGAGTGGCTGCTGGCCCAGCCGATGTTCGTGGTCGCGACGGCACCGTCCGAAGGTGGGCACGTCAACGCGTCGCCCAAGGGGATGGCAGGGACGTTCGTGGTGCTCGACCCGACGACGGTCGCCTATCTCGACTACACCGGCAGCGGCGCCGAGACCATCGCGCACCTGCGTCAGAACGGCCGGATCGCCCTGATGTTCACCGCCTTCGAGGGTCCGCCCACCATCGTGCGCCTGCAGGGTCGCGGCCGGGTGGTGATCGCGGGCGAGCCGGAGTTCGACCTGCTGCGGCCGCTGTTCTCGAAGGAGCGCGAGCTCGGGCAGCGGTCGATCATCGTCGTCGAGTGCGACCGGATCGCCGACTCCTGCGGTTTCTCCGTGCCGCACATGGAGTTCGTCGCCGAACGCGATCTCCTCGACCGCCACGCCGCGCGGCGCGACCAGGCGCACTACGACCGCTACTGGGTCGAGCGCAACGCCGTCAGCATCGACGGCCTGCCGGCCCTGCCCGTCCGCGAGGCCGACCTGCGATGA
- a CDS encoding NAD(P)H-binding protein, whose protein sequence is MRTTVVGGTGKTGRAVCAALERRGHTALPLGRDVWTDLAGALGGCDAAYVIAPNMHPDEAAYVTTVVEAARDAGVARIVFHSVASPYTPAMPHHVGKAEAEDVVRRSGLAWTILQPGAYLQNLDLTQTVRLPYRAEVQFGFADLDEVSEVAAIVLTEPGHEGATYELASRQATVAELAAEAGVDVVVERPTGEPSSREEAWLRAMFAYYDEHGLPVGTRTLTALLEMRA, encoded by the coding sequence ATGAGGACCACGGTGGTGGGTGGCACGGGCAAGACCGGGCGAGCGGTCTGCGCGGCGCTGGAGCGGCGCGGCCACACGGCACTCCCGCTCGGTCGCGACGTGTGGACGGACCTCGCCGGCGCGCTGGGCGGTTGCGACGCGGCGTACGTCATCGCGCCCAACATGCACCCGGACGAGGCGGCGTACGTGACGACCGTGGTCGAGGCGGCACGCGACGCCGGGGTGGCCCGCATCGTGTTCCACTCTGTGGCCTCGCCGTACACGCCGGCGATGCCGCACCACGTCGGCAAGGCCGAGGCCGAGGACGTCGTACGACGCTCGGGACTGGCGTGGACGATCCTCCAGCCGGGCGCGTACCTGCAGAACCTCGACCTGACGCAGACCGTGCGACTGCCGTACCGGGCCGAAGTGCAGTTCGGCTTCGCCGACCTTGATGAGGTGTCCGAAGTGGCCGCCATCGTGCTCACCGAACCCGGGCACGAGGGTGCGACGTACGAGCTGGCCTCGCGACAGGCCACCGTCGCCGAGCTCGCTGCGGAGGCGGGCGTCGACGTGGTGGTGGAGCGCCCGACCGGAGAGCCGAGCAGCCGCGAGGAGGCGTGGCTGCGCGCGATGTTCGCCTACTACGACGAGCACGGCCTGCCGGTCGGCACCAGGACGCTCACGGCGCTGCTCGAAATGCGAGCATGA
- a CDS encoding DNA alkylation repair protein, translating into MDAPLTADAVVTALEAHRDENELATVRRRLAADEPAIGMRMADLFATAKSFTSLPLDEVEALLEHPAYEPRMAAFCILDFQVRGRLDDEARTERYDLYLRRHDRITTWDMVDRSAPRVVGGHLVGSSLAPLHKLADSAVPLERRTAITAPLYFVKSGSFADLAGGFDLAARLATDAEPVVQNAVGIFLKHAGTADEAGLRSFLDQHAASMPRPGLRLAIEKLPPGVRAAYLL; encoded by the coding sequence ATGGATGCACCCCTCACCGCCGACGCGGTGGTGACCGCCCTCGAGGCCCACCGCGACGAGAACGAGCTGGCGACCGTACGCCGACGCCTCGCTGCCGACGAGCCCGCGATCGGGATGCGCATGGCTGACCTCTTCGCGACCGCGAAGTCCTTCACCTCGCTCCCCCTCGACGAGGTCGAAGCCCTGCTGGAGCACCCGGCGTACGAACCCCGGATGGCCGCCTTCTGCATTCTCGACTTCCAGGTCCGCGGCCGCCTGGACGACGAGGCGCGCACCGAGCGCTACGACCTCTACCTGCGCCGCCACGACCGCATCACCACCTGGGACATGGTCGACCGCTCCGCGCCGCGTGTCGTCGGCGGTCACCTGGTCGGCAGCTCACTGGCTCCACTGCACAAGCTGGCTGACTCGGCCGTCCCGCTCGAGCGCCGTACGGCGATCACGGCGCCGCTCTACTTCGTGAAGTCGGGCAGCTTCGCCGACCTGGCCGGCGGCTTCGACCTCGCCGCACGGCTCGCCACCGATGCCGAGCCGGTGGTGCAGAACGCCGTCGGCATCTTCCTCAAGCACGCCGGCACCGCCGACGAGGCCGGCCTGCGGTCGTTCCTCGACCAGCATGCTGCCTCGATGCCGCGGCCCGGTCTGCGGCTGGCGATCGAGAAGCTGCCGCCCGGGGTGCGGGCGGCGTACCTCCTCTGA
- a CDS encoding Type 1 glutamine amidotransferase-like domain-containing protein has translation MCTPASAWRFIAGQTPGPMCDLGWKSLGVLELTALPSIGEERWVPWVRGADVLLVDGGDATYLCHWMRQSGLADLLPSLPDTVWVGMSAGSMVMTPRIGDDFVNWKPATGGDSTLGIVDFSIFPHLGHELMPDNTMHEAEKWAAGLGGPAYAIDDETAIKVTDGTVEVVSQGHWKLFPS, from the coding sequence ATGTGCACTCCAGCCTCGGCCTGGCGTTTCATCGCCGGCCAGACCCCGGGACCCATGTGCGACCTGGGCTGGAAGTCGTTGGGCGTGCTCGAGCTCACCGCGCTGCCCAGCATCGGCGAGGAGCGCTGGGTCCCCTGGGTCCGGGGGGCCGACGTCCTGCTGGTGGACGGCGGCGATGCGACGTATCTGTGCCACTGGATGCGGCAGTCCGGACTGGCGGACCTCCTGCCGTCCCTGCCCGACACGGTCTGGGTGGGGATGAGCGCCGGAAGCATGGTGATGACCCCCCGCATCGGTGACGACTTCGTCAACTGGAAGCCGGCCACCGGGGGCGACAGCACCCTAGGGATCGTCGACTTCTCGATCTTCCCGCACCTCGGTCACGAGCTCATGCCGGACAACACCATGCACGAGGCGGAGAAGTGGGCGGCCGGCCTCGGAGGTCCGGCGTACGCCATCGACGACGAGACCGCCATCAAGGTGACCGACGGCACCGTCGAGGTCGTCTCGCAGGGGCACTGGAAGCTGTTCCCCTCGTAG